Proteins from a single region of Plasmodium gaboni strain SY75 chromosome 2, whole genome shotgun sequence:
- a CDS encoding putative RING zinc finger protein: MKFGKNIRREMHNHSGMHYINYKVLKKLIKYINNSIIEKELENGKELNKRFEEVLLHDLNIIEETFVKLFKEIMNIKKEIEKNYSTLEIFDNNDNMKISKECISFDTLLNILKEKNVSKEFFNFCVQLSILSNKCKIIRTYVIYNYIGLIKILKKKNKHCGNIYRNIQVTDILSSYTWCLSDELPKLISSVNIISDEFMQKYTNTNVTIEKYICPICLSLIHEPVTLNSCFHSFCWKCLATAIQKYSIDNCPSCRTKIVYDKNSFKIDGILNQFLEKHFLSEHEKEKNRPIKGTHQKGGSGVQKMDMETFKRENIGMENVEVENIERYNIGRENMDRYNIGRENIDWKNINRCNIDKNHLIKKTNKNINICNNYKTSFNYSNNYVLSNKVFENNKTSCVMNYNIKDEENPKVSPSTYDGFILSSSDSSNSNQNNGINFVNMKKGKDIIVPTTKMSNGLTAYEILDDEYMDTIESLNKYVSVLNTNDINSMDDRERECSDYSDEFCNEISKDKINNNESNRMRQENNYNNIINEVLSYTFN, translated from the coding sequence atgaagtTTGGTAAGAACATCAGAAGAGAGATGCATAACCACTCTGGTATgcattatataaattataaagtattaaaaaaattaataaaatatattaataatagtaTTATTGAAAAGGAATTAGAGAATGGGAAGgaattaaataaaagattTGAAGAAGTTCTATTACAtgatttaaatataatagaaGAAACATTtgtaaaattatttaaagagattatgaatataaaaaaagagattgaaaagaattatagtacattagaaatatttgataataatgataatatgaagATATCTAAAGAATGTATATCATTTGATactttattaaatatattaaaagaaaaaaatgtttcaaaagaattttttaatttttgtgTTCAATTAAGTATACTCTCGAATAAATGTAAGATTATAAGAAcatatgttatatataattatataggattaataaaaatattaaaaaaaaaaaataaacattgtggtaatatatatagaaatatacAAGTAACTGATATATTGTCAAGTTATACTTGGTGCCTATCAGATGAATTACCTAAATTAATTTCATCagttaatattatttctgATGAATTTATGCAGAAATATACTAATACAAATGTAACcattgaaaaatatatatgcCCTATTTGTCTATCTTTAATACATGAACCAGTTACTTTAAATTCATGCTTTCATTCCTTCTGTTGGAAATGTCTAGCTACTGCTattcaaaaatattctaTAGATAATTGTCCATCATGTAGAACTAAAATTGtttatgataaaaattCTTTCAAAATTGATGGAATTTTAAACCAGTTCTTAGAAAAGCATTTTTTAAGTGAACATgagaaagaaaaaaatcGTCCCATTAAAGGGACTCACCAAAAAGGTGGAAGTGGCGTGCAAAAAATGGACATGGAAACATTCAAGAGGGAAAATATTGGGATGGAAAATGTTGAGGTGGAAAATATTGAGAGGTACAATATTGGTAGGGAAAATATGGACAGGTACAATATTGGTAGGGAAAACATCGATTGGAAAAACATCAACAGATGCAATATTGACAAGAATCATCTTATAAAGAAGACAAACAAGAACATCAATATTTGTAACAATTATAAAACATCATTtaattattcaaataattatgtattatcaaataaagtgtttgaaaataataagacCAGTTGTGTTATGAactataatataaaagacGAGGAAAACCCAAAGGTATCACCATCAACTTATGATggttttattttatcttcATCAGATTCTTCAAATAGCAATCAAAATAATGGCATAAATTTTGTGAATATGAAAAAAGGAAAGGATATTATCGTTCCTACGACTAAAATGAGTAATGGCTTGACAGCGTATGAAATACTAGATGATGAATATATGGATACCATTGAAAGTTTAAATAAGTATGTGTCTGTATTAAATACGAATGATATAAATTCTATGGATGACAGAGAAAGAGAGTGTAGTGATTATAGTGATGAATTTTGTAATGAGATATCAAAggataaaataaataataatgagaGTAATAGAATGAGGcaagaaaataattataataatataataaatgaagTTTTGAGTTATACGTTTAATTAA
- a CDS encoding putative 60S ribosomal protein L37ae (transcript variant 1; alternatively spliced): MSRRTKKVGLTGKYGTRYGSSLRKQIKKIELMQHAKYLCTFCGKTATKRTCVGIWKCKKCKRKVCGGAWSLTTPAAVAAKSTIIRLRKQKEEAQKS; encoded by the exons ATGTCAAGAAGAACTAAAAAG GTCGGTTTAACAGGAAAGTATGGAACAAGGTATGGATCATCATTACgtaaacaaataaaaaaaattgaattAATGCAACATGccaaatatttatgtacCTTCTGTGGAAag aCTGCTACAAAAAGAACTTGTGTAGGTATATGGAAATGTAAGAAATGCAAAAGAAAGGTTTGTGGAGGTGCTTGGAGTTTAACAACCCCAGCTGCTGTTGCTGCTAAATCAACCATTATAAGATTaagaaaacaaaaagaagAAGCCCAAAAATCTTAA
- a CDS encoding ATP-dependent RNA helicase UAP56: MASMDHNAQDELVDYEDDENILDSKDVKGNLGNNILNNNNKGGAMRGSYATVHTGGFKDFFLKPELLRAISESGFEHPSEVQQETIPAAITGTDILCQAKSGMGKTAVFVLSILQQLDTNENQDMQDTKEMNNENNNNNGENKFVRCLGLAHTRELAYQIKNEFDRFSKYLKNVRCEVVYGGISMNKHIKLFKEDNIPHIIIGTPGRILALIREKYLITDKIQHFVLDECDKCLEKLDMRSDVQKIFISTPLKKQVMFFSATMAKEMRDVCKKFLQNPVEIFIDDEAKLKLHGLLQHYVKLQEKDKTRKLIEILDALEFNQVIIFVKSVTRAITLDKLLTECNFPSIAIHGGLEQQERIERYDKFKKFENRILVSTDLFGRGIDIERVNIVINYDMPENSDSYLHRVGRAGRFGTKGLAVTFVSSQEDTLALNEVQTRFEVAISEMPNKIDCNEYINQ, from the exons atggcATCAATGGATCATAATGCTCAAGATGAATTAGTAGATTATGAAGATGATGAGAATATATTAGATAGCAAAGATGTTAAAGGGAATTTaggaaataatattttaaataataataataaggGTGGAGCTATGAGAGGTAGTTATGCAACTGTGCATACAGGAGGATTTaaagatttttttttaaaaccTGAATTATTAAGAGCCATAAGTGAAAGTGGTTTTGAGCATCCATCAGAGGTACAGCAAGAGACTATTCCCGCAGCTATTACAG GAACCGATATTCTTTGTCAGGCCAAGAGTGGTATGGGCAAAACAGCCGTTTTTGTGCTATCGATATTACAACAACTAGATACTAATGAGAACCAAGATATGCAGGACACAAAAGAGATGAATAATGAgaacaacaataataatggAGAGAATAAGTTCGTTAGGTGTCTTGGATTAGCACATACTCGAGAGTTGGCTTATCAGATAAAGAATGAATTTGATAGATTTAGtaaatatttgaaaaatgTACGATGTGAAGTTGTATATGGTGGTATATCAATGAATAAgcatataaaattatttaaagaaGATAACATTCcacatataataataggAACACCAGGAAGAATATTAGCATTGATAAGAgagaaatatttaattacAGATAAAATTCAACATTTTGTATTAGATGAATGTGATAAATGTTTAGAAAAATTAGATATGAGAAGTGATGTCCagaaaatttttatttcaacacctttaaaaaaacaagTTATGTTTTTTTCAGCTACTATGGCTAAAGAAATGAGAGATGTGTGTAAAAAGTTTCTACAAAATCCTGTGGAAATTTTTATTGATGATGAAGCTAAATTAAAATTACACGGATTATTACAACACTATGTTAAATTACAAGAAAAGGATAAAACAAGAAAACTTATAGAAATATTAGATGCATTAGAATTCAATCAAGTTATTATCTTTGTTAAATCAGTTACTAGAGCTATCACACTAGATAAATTATTAACAGAATGTAATTTTCCATCCATAGCTATACATGGAGGTCTTGAACAACAAGAAAGAATTGAAAGATATgataaatttaaaaaatttgaaaACAGAATCTTAGTTTCAACTGATTTATTCGGAAGAGGTATCGATATTGAAAGAGTTAATATTGTTATCAATTATGATATGCCAGAAAATTCAGACTCCTATTTACATAGAGTAGGACGTGCTGGAAGATTTGGAACCAAGGGGCTAGCCGTTACTTTTGTTTCTTCACAAGAAGATACTTTGGCATTGAATGAAGTACAAACAAGATTTGAAGTTGCCATCTCAGAAATGCCAAATAAAATTGATTGTAATGAGTACATCAATCAgtaa
- a CDS encoding putative 60S ribosomal protein L37ae (transcript variant 2; alternatively spliced): MSRRTKKVGLTGKYGTRYGSSLHCYKKNLCRYMEM, encoded by the exons ATGTCAAGAAGAACTAAAAAG GTCGGTTTAACAGGAAAGTATGGAACAAGGTATGGATCATCATTAC aCTGCTACAAAAAGAACTTGTGTAGGTATATGGAAATGTAA